Below is a window of Acidobacteriota bacterium DNA.
CTATGCGTTCAAGCGGATTGCTCGGACGCACCTCGTTTCAATCAGACGCTTTCGCGTCGCAACCGCTTAACGCGGCGTTAGATGGAATCATCCGAAGCACTCGCCGTCGTCGGCCTGACAGAGCGCTCCCTCGGTTTCGAGCGCCAATGCGCCCTGGTTCTCCATGAACTCGCGCAATTCGCGACGTGAGTATCGGGATGAAAACGTTCCGCCTGTGCCGCTTGTGAGAGAGCGCGCCAGTGTTTCCATACGCTCCCACCACGCATGCCGCTCTGGGTACGTCGTTGCAAGGTGCGCTTGGATCGCCTCGGCTTTCAGAAAGCAGCCATCGCAGTTGCCGAGCGGCGTCTTGCCGTTGAGGTTCGGCAATTGCAGGTCGAACGGTTGCGCCTGCCAGAAGCGCATCACGTCCAGCTTGCCGACGCCAGCCGTTGCCATCGGGTGCCACACCGTCCAACGTTCCGGCGGTGGCGGCTTGTTCAACCTGGCCGGCTCGTCGGCGCGCAGGCCGCGGCAGTTCACCCAATGTTCCCAGCCCAGCGACATCAGATACTTCTTTGCGGTGCGAATCTTCAGTTCGACACTGCAGAATCTGGCTTGTTGGTTTGGCAAAAACGAGCGCTTTCGAATCAGCGCCTCGAACGGCTCGCCGTCACGCGCTGCGGTTGCGTGATCTACGATCACGAAGCCGGGGCTCGCTGGAATGTATTCGAGCCAGACAATCGGCACGTTCCACCGCTCGCCAACCTCGCGCACGAAGTCGAGCGTTTGAGGCATTTCGCGGCCGGTGTTTTGGAACGTGACGGCAACGCGATCTGGCAGCGGTCCGTTCGCGTCAAGAATCCGGTCCAGCATGTAGCCGCTGCTGCGTCCGCCCGAGAATGCGACCTGCACATTGCCTTCCGGCAGGATGTAAGGGTTTGGTTTCATCGTGTGAATCCTTCTAACTAGCCAATCGAGCGGACGCTCACGCGCCGCTCATTGCCGGTTC
It encodes the following:
- a CDS encoding phosphoadenosine phosphosulfate reductase family protein, yielding MKPNPYILPEGNVQVAFSGGRSSGYMLDRILDANGPLPDRVAVTFQNTGREMPQTLDFVREVGERWNVPIVWLEYIPASPGFVIVDHATAARDGEPFEALIRKRSFLPNQQARFCSVELKIRTAKKYLMSLGWEHWVNCRGLRADEPARLNKPPPPERWTVWHPMATAGVGKLDVMRFWQAQPFDLQLPNLNGKTPLGNCDGCFLKAEAIQAHLATTYPERHAWWERMETLARSLTSGTGGTFSSRYSRRELREFMENQGALALETEGALCQADDGECFG